The following proteins are co-located in the Chaetodon auriga isolate fChaAug3 chromosome 23, fChaAug3.hap1, whole genome shotgun sequence genome:
- the LOC143315902 gene encoding sodium- and chloride-dependent GABA transporter 2-like isoform X2: MADKMLPQQGDLLLSKFHQGSLCNGKEATKDDGLHARGQWASKAEFLLAVAGQIIGLGNVWRFPYLCYKNGGGVFFVPYLLFLVLCGVPLFLLETSLGQYTSLGGVSAWRSICPLFGGLGYASQVMILHGCVYYIVILAWALFYLSYSFQAELPWSHCNNTWNTETCVLFEHHNQTANGSSLPENATSPVMEFWEREVLHLSSNLHELGLISWKLALCLAIIWLICYFCVWKGVKSTGKVVYLTAIFPYVMLFVLLVRGATLPGATQGIIYYLKPNHTRLADPQVWMDAGTQIFFSYGICLGSLTALGSYNKYNNNCYKDSFLLCLLNSATSFLAGFAIFSVLGFMAEEQGVDIATVAQSGPGLAFIAYPRAVAMMPVPQLWAVCFFLMIIMLGLDTQFVSLEALMTSITDLYPHVIRRGHRRELLLLFVCIVCFLVGLVMVTPGGLYVFQVYDHFSCSGASLLLLSIFQSVAIGWIYGADRFSANIRDMTGYRPLTLFKLCWKYLTPAVCTATFLFSLVNWSPLSLGKGLVAPAWATTLGWILTLSSVSLLPIWAIYALATTPGTLRQRFKRLCTPAKHSSQALHHFHTNNPALPYSSPLPLTEKPKEPITDNQDQTA, from the exons ATGGCCGACAAAATGCTGCCACAGCAAGGGGACCTGCTGCTGAGTAAGTTCCACCAAGGGAGCCTCTGCAATGGGAAAGAAGCCACCAAAGATGACGGCCTGCATGCCAGGGGACAGTGGGCGAGCAAGGCTGAGTTCCTCCTGGCTGTGGCGGGCCAGATCATCGGCCTGGGAAACGTCTGGAGGTTCCCTTACCTCTGCTACAAGAACGGAGGAG gtgtgttcTTCGTACCTTACCTGTTGTTCCTGGTGCTGTGCGGCGTGCCCCTGTTCCTCCTGGAGACCTCACTGGGACAGTACACCAGCCTGGGAGGGGTCAGCGCCTGGAGGAGTATCTGCCCGTTATTTGGAG GTCTCGGCTACGCCAGCCAGGTGATGATCCTGCACGGCTGTGTGTACTACATCGTCATCCTGGCCTGGGCTCTGTTCTACCTGTCCTACAGCTTCCAGGCGGAGCTTCCCTGGTCGCACTGTAACAACACATGGAACACCG AGACGTGTGTCCTGTTTGAACACCACAACCAGACAGCCAATGGGAGCAGCCTGCCTGAGAATGCCACCTCCCCTGTCATGGAGTTCTGGGA GCGGGAAGTGCTCCACCTCTCCAGCAATTTACACGAGCTGGGTCTGATCAGCTGGAAGCTGGCTCTGTGTCTGGCCATCATCTGGCTCATCTGTTACTTTTGTGTCTGGAAGGGAGTCAAGTCCACcggaaag GTGGTGTACCTGACAGCCATCTTCCCATATGTcatgctgtttgtgctgctggtgcGCGGTGCCACGCTGCCCGGGGCGACGCAGGGCATCATCTACTACCTCAAACCCAACCACACCCGCCTGGCAGACCCACAG gtATGGATGGATGCAGgtacacagatatttttctcatatGGAATCTGTCTGGGAAGCCTCACAGCCCTCGGCAgttacaacaaatacaacaataacTGCTATAA GGACTCTTTCCTCCTGTGCCTCCTGAACAGCGCCACCAGTTTCCTGGCGGGGTTCGCCATCTTCTCTGTGCTGGGCTTCATGGCTGAGGAGCAGGGCGTGGACATCGCCACCGTGGCCCAGTCAG GGCCTGGACTTGCCTTCATTGCCTACCCGAGAGCTGTAGCCATGATGCCTGTCCCCCAGCTGTGGGCAGTCTGCTTCTTCCTCATGATCATCATGCTGGGGCTTGACAcacag TTCGTGAGTCTGGAGGCCCTGATGACGTCCATAACTGACCTGTACCCTCACGTGATCAGACGAGGCCACCGtcgagagctgctgctgctgttcgtGTGTATCGTCTGCTTCCTGGTAGGACTGGTCATGGTCACGCCG GGTGGTCTGTATGTGTTCCAGGTCTATGACCATTTCTCCTGCAGTGGAGCCagcctgctgcttctctccatcttccagTCTGTGGCCATCGGTTGGATTTACG GAGCAGATCGCTTCAGTGCCAATATCAGGGATATGACCGGCTACAGACCCCTGACTCTCTTCAAGCTGTGCTGGAAATACTTGACCCCAGCTGTGTGCACT GCCACCTTCTTGTTTTCCCTGGTGAACTGGTCTCCGCTGAGCCTGGGGAAAGGCCTGGTGGCTCCGGCCTGGGCCACCACGCTGGGCTGgatcctcactctctcctccgtctccctGCTTCCCATCTGGGCCATCTATGCTCTGGCCACCACCCCAGGAACCCTGCGACAG cgcTTCAAACGTCTGTGCACCCCTGCCAAACACTCATCACAGGCCCTCCACCACTTCCACACCAACAACCCAGCACTTCCCTACAGCTCCCCACTGCCCCTAACTGAGAAGCCGAAGGAGCCGATCACAGATAACCAGGATCAGACGGCATGA
- the LOC143315902 gene encoding sodium- and chloride-dependent GABA transporter 2-like isoform X1: MGVCVSLPEPEMADKMLPQQGDLLLSKFHQGSLCNGKEATKDDGLHARGQWASKAEFLLAVAGQIIGLGNVWRFPYLCYKNGGGVFFVPYLLFLVLCGVPLFLLETSLGQYTSLGGVSAWRSICPLFGGLGYASQVMILHGCVYYIVILAWALFYLSYSFQAELPWSHCNNTWNTETCVLFEHHNQTANGSSLPENATSPVMEFWEREVLHLSSNLHELGLISWKLALCLAIIWLICYFCVWKGVKSTGKVVYLTAIFPYVMLFVLLVRGATLPGATQGIIYYLKPNHTRLADPQVWMDAGTQIFFSYGICLGSLTALGSYNKYNNNCYKDSFLLCLLNSATSFLAGFAIFSVLGFMAEEQGVDIATVAQSGPGLAFIAYPRAVAMMPVPQLWAVCFFLMIIMLGLDTQFVSLEALMTSITDLYPHVIRRGHRRELLLLFVCIVCFLVGLVMVTPGGLYVFQVYDHFSCSGASLLLLSIFQSVAIGWIYGADRFSANIRDMTGYRPLTLFKLCWKYLTPAVCTATFLFSLVNWSPLSLGKGLVAPAWATTLGWILTLSSVSLLPIWAIYALATTPGTLRQRFKRLCTPAKHSSQALHHFHTNNPALPYSSPLPLTEKPKEPITDNQDQTA; the protein is encoded by the exons AT gggtgtgtgcgtgtctctgcCGGAACCAGAGATGGCCGACAAAATGCTGCCACAGCAAGGGGACCTGCTGCTGAGTAAGTTCCACCAAGGGAGCCTCTGCAATGGGAAAGAAGCCACCAAAGATGACGGCCTGCATGCCAGGGGACAGTGGGCGAGCAAGGCTGAGTTCCTCCTGGCTGTGGCGGGCCAGATCATCGGCCTGGGAAACGTCTGGAGGTTCCCTTACCTCTGCTACAAGAACGGAGGAG gtgtgttcTTCGTACCTTACCTGTTGTTCCTGGTGCTGTGCGGCGTGCCCCTGTTCCTCCTGGAGACCTCACTGGGACAGTACACCAGCCTGGGAGGGGTCAGCGCCTGGAGGAGTATCTGCCCGTTATTTGGAG GTCTCGGCTACGCCAGCCAGGTGATGATCCTGCACGGCTGTGTGTACTACATCGTCATCCTGGCCTGGGCTCTGTTCTACCTGTCCTACAGCTTCCAGGCGGAGCTTCCCTGGTCGCACTGTAACAACACATGGAACACCG AGACGTGTGTCCTGTTTGAACACCACAACCAGACAGCCAATGGGAGCAGCCTGCCTGAGAATGCCACCTCCCCTGTCATGGAGTTCTGGGA GCGGGAAGTGCTCCACCTCTCCAGCAATTTACACGAGCTGGGTCTGATCAGCTGGAAGCTGGCTCTGTGTCTGGCCATCATCTGGCTCATCTGTTACTTTTGTGTCTGGAAGGGAGTCAAGTCCACcggaaag GTGGTGTACCTGACAGCCATCTTCCCATATGTcatgctgtttgtgctgctggtgcGCGGTGCCACGCTGCCCGGGGCGACGCAGGGCATCATCTACTACCTCAAACCCAACCACACCCGCCTGGCAGACCCACAG gtATGGATGGATGCAGgtacacagatatttttctcatatGGAATCTGTCTGGGAAGCCTCACAGCCCTCGGCAgttacaacaaatacaacaataacTGCTATAA GGACTCTTTCCTCCTGTGCCTCCTGAACAGCGCCACCAGTTTCCTGGCGGGGTTCGCCATCTTCTCTGTGCTGGGCTTCATGGCTGAGGAGCAGGGCGTGGACATCGCCACCGTGGCCCAGTCAG GGCCTGGACTTGCCTTCATTGCCTACCCGAGAGCTGTAGCCATGATGCCTGTCCCCCAGCTGTGGGCAGTCTGCTTCTTCCTCATGATCATCATGCTGGGGCTTGACAcacag TTCGTGAGTCTGGAGGCCCTGATGACGTCCATAACTGACCTGTACCCTCACGTGATCAGACGAGGCCACCGtcgagagctgctgctgctgttcgtGTGTATCGTCTGCTTCCTGGTAGGACTGGTCATGGTCACGCCG GGTGGTCTGTATGTGTTCCAGGTCTATGACCATTTCTCCTGCAGTGGAGCCagcctgctgcttctctccatcttccagTCTGTGGCCATCGGTTGGATTTACG GAGCAGATCGCTTCAGTGCCAATATCAGGGATATGACCGGCTACAGACCCCTGACTCTCTTCAAGCTGTGCTGGAAATACTTGACCCCAGCTGTGTGCACT GCCACCTTCTTGTTTTCCCTGGTGAACTGGTCTCCGCTGAGCCTGGGGAAAGGCCTGGTGGCTCCGGCCTGGGCCACCACGCTGGGCTGgatcctcactctctcctccgtctccctGCTTCCCATCTGGGCCATCTATGCTCTGGCCACCACCCCAGGAACCCTGCGACAG cgcTTCAAACGTCTGTGCACCCCTGCCAAACACTCATCACAGGCCCTCCACCACTTCCACACCAACAACCCAGCACTTCCCTACAGCTCCCCACTGCCCCTAACTGAGAAGCCGAAGGAGCCGATCACAGATAACCAGGATCAGACGGCATGA